CAACGGGAACGGGCAAGTATACGACATTGCAGTTGCTGGTCGATCAGCTTTATAAGAAAAAACTTGTGCCTTATAAACGGGTGGCGACGATTGATTTGCGGAATTATACCGAGGAGGACATTCACAGCAATTTCGTCCTGGATTGTTCGGCGGCCTTTGAATACGGAATTGGGACGGTTTGTTTCATAGGGTTGGAGAAGGCGAATGCTGAGGTTCTTAAGTATGTTTCTAGGCTGGTCCAGCAGGGTTATTTCCGGACATCAAACAGTCTTATGGTGGATGCCTCCAATTATTTTCTTGTATTTTACAGTGATGTCGATTTGAAAGAGGAAGTGCACGGACAGCTTCCTGCTGAAGTAGCGAATAAAATTCCTGCTCCTATTTTAAAAGGAATACAATCCTATGCGATTTCAGCACCGCTGATGCCTGCCGATGTCGAGGCTATTTTAAGAGGGAAGCTTCAGGCAGCTGCCCGCAGGCTCGAAAGCCAGACACAATTGAATGTTTCATTTGAGCCAGGTGTTTTCACTGGTTTGGTTGAACGGATTATGGTGACGAAGAAATATGGTGAAGCGATCGAGAGTCTGGTAGAGAAGGATTTTTATCAGGGGCTGGTCGATTTAAGGTCGAGAGGAACTTTATTGGCCGGGGACTTCGTCCAGATTCAGCTGCAGCAGGATGATTTGCTGGCTGTAAAAGGGCAGCAAAGCTTCTTATTAAAATCAATTCCAATGGTGGAAGAGGAAAAAATAGAAGACCTGCTTGAAGAGCTTAACCGCTTGACTGGTTTGCATAGCGTAAAAAGAGCGATTCATGAACTGCTGGAGACGGTGAAGGCAGAGAAGATGAGGCAGGATGCCGGGTACAAGACGGCTGGTAAAATGGCGATACATATGGTGTTCACCGGGAATCCGGGGACGGGCAAAACAACGGTTGCGCGGCTCGTTTCACGGATTTTAAAAGCGATGGGCTTGCTTTCACAGGGGCAATTGGTAGAGGCATCAAGACAGGACTTGGTAGGAGAATATCTTGGGTCCACGGCACCTAAAACCAATGCGGCTATTGAGCGCTCTCTTGGCGGGGTACTATTCATTGATGAAGCCTATTCCTTGTCGAGAAACAAGCAGGATCCGTTCGGGATGGAAGCAATTGATACATTGGTAAAGGGAATGGAGGACCACCGGGACAATCTGGTGCTGGTGCTGGCAGGGTACACCAATGAGATGGAGGATTTCCTGAGAATGAATCCAGGCCTACAATCGCGGTTTCCCTATATCATCGAGTTCCCGGATTACACTTCCGAAGAGATGTATGAGATTTTGGAAGGAATGGCGAAGGCGAAGGACTTTACGATTGATACTGGCATTAAGGAGCAGCTCCTTGAGTTATTTGATTCCAAGCAGATTTCCGGACGTAATGATGCCGGAAACGGACGTCTTGTCCGCAATATATTGGAGGATGCTATCAGGAAACAGGCAGTGCGCCTGAACCAGGAAACCGGTGCTAAAGATTATAAGCTTTTAACAGCTTTGGATTTCGGTATTGCCGAGCGGCCACAATTCGAACTGGAGCCGGCATTTGAAAACATCATCGGCCTCGATAATGTAAAGGATTTTATCAGAAGCCTTGAAAAACAAATCCGTGCCAATGAAAAGCGGAAAAAAGCTGGAGTCCTGACAGAACAGTCACAAACTTTGAATATCGTCTTTTCCGGGAATCCAGGGACAGGAAAGACAACGATGGCCCGAATGCTTGCCGAGATGCTGAAGTCGATGGGGCTGTTGAAAATAGGCCATTTGATCGAAGTGGACCGGAGCAATCTCGTGGCAGAATATATGGGACAGACAGCGGTTAAAACGACCGAAGTTGTCCAGTCTGCATTAGGCGGAGTGTTATTTATCGATGAAGCTTACAGTCTGGTAGAAGAAGGCGTACAGGGAGGCGGCTTTGGCAAAGAAGCGATTGATACCCTTGTCAGATTGATTGAAAATCATCGGAACGACCTGGTAGTGATTTTGGCTGGGTACACCGATGAAATGGAGAAGTTTTTACGAAGCAATCCGGGGCTAGGTTCTCGTTTTCCATTGAAGATTGAGTTCCCTGATTATACAGCGGAACAGCTTACTAAGATAACGGATATCCAGGCAAAAGCAAAGGGATTCAATCTCGATGGAGATGCTCAGCAGGCGTTGACTCCGTTTTATGAGAAAAAGCAGATTCCTGGGAAAAATGACAGCGGCAATGGGCGTCTGGTGAGAAATACGCTGGAGTCGGCGATTCGGAACCAGGCAGTCAGAATCGTTGAGGCTGAGGTTGTCAGCCCAGAAGAATTGAATCTGTTGACCATTGCTGATTTTGGATTGCTGGAACACCAGCCGAAAGTGAATGCGTTAAAAGAATTGGATGCAGTCATCGGTCTGGATGAGGTTAAAACATTCGTCCGTCAGCTAACCGCGCAGATTGAAGTGGCGAATAAAAGGAAAGCGATGGGACTGCCGGATATGGGTGCGCAATCTCTGCATATGGTTTTCAAAGGCAACCCTGGAACCGGAAAAACAACGATCGCCAGGATTCTTGCCCGCAGGCTGAAGGAGCTGGGGGTGATCAAGCTGGATCACATCGTGGAAACGGACCGTTCCGGACTTGTGGCTGGATATGTTGGCCAAACGGCTCTTAAAACACGTGAAGTTCTCGAAAAGGCGCTGGGCGGAATTTTATTCATCGATGAAGCCTATGCTCTTATGGGTGACGGTCAGGACTTTGGACAGGAAGCGATTGATACAGTAGTTAAGTTCATGGACGATCACCGTGAGAATTTAATTGTGATTTTAGCAGGTTATGAGGAAGATATGGAACAGCTGCTGGATTCGAATGCAGGCTTGCGTTCAAGATTCCCGAATGTGATTACCTTCCCGGATTATTCAGTTGATGAGCTGGTGGAAATCTCGATTCGTATCCTGAAGCCTAAAGGCTATGAGTTGAGTCCTGACGGAGCAGAGGCTCTCAAGGGAATATTTGAACGGGTTGAAGGCGGAGCTTCTTCGGGTAATGGCCGTCTGGCGAGGAATATCTGTGAAGCAGCAATCCGCCAGCACGCGCTGAGGCTGAGCGAAATTGAAGAGCCAACCATAGAGGATTTAACGTTGCTGAAGCGTGAGGACTTTTTACAAGCCGGGGGTGTTGCAAGATGAAAAAGATCATCAAATTTTTATGGGCTCTGTTTTTTTACGTTTTTCTTTTTCCAGTCACGATCCTGGTCATTGTCTTTGGGCCGCTGATGACCTTTACGGATCTTCTTGACGTTTATAAACTGGGGGCGCCAAGACTTGGGATGGGCTTAGGTGTGATTGCTTTTCTGGGATTCATTCTCTTTTTATCGATGAAGTACCATTCTTTAAGTTGGATCTATCGCAAGTTCCCTGTGCTCCTGCCGTTCTTCCAGATGTGTTTCGTCAGTTTTATCGTCATGGATCTTAGCCTGACCTTCGCAAACCTCTGGGCAGACACGATGATCATTGGGAAAACTGTTGCCATCGGCTTATCAGTGCTCACCATTTTGGCCGGAAGAGCCTTTCTATCGTATTGGTATTATAAGTATCCAATCAGCTATAAGATGGTTCGTTAAGGAGGAACAGCGATGTTGAAAAGAACGAAGAAAGACCTTGTGCATGATATCGACCATCAAACAGGGTTCGATGAGGAAGAACAGCAGCCGGAGGTTATCTATCACGAACATAGCCATAGAAAGCCTGTTTTCTTTGGAACTATTTTAGCAGTGGTATTGGCGACAGGCTTAAGCATGTTATTAGGGAGCTACACTTCAGAAGGAAGCGCGGAGGAAGTTGTAGCCAACCGGATCAGCAAGTCTACACTAGCGGGTGAAACGCCTTTTACAGATGAGTCGAATGCGGGAATCACCGCAAAAGACTTCGAGGTCACTGTTGGGGACTCAGGTGGCGACGCGAAAATGCTGATCTGGGATTTTAACAGTGAAGACCACGATGAAGTCCAGATCCTTGTGAATGGGCAGCCGCTAAAAGAAAAGCTCATACTTGCCCACAATCCTGCAGCCATCTCGATTCCCGTTCCAAGCACCGTGACGGTAAAGGGATTGAAGGACAATGGAGGCGGCATATCATACGCTGTCAAATTCCCGAATGATAAAGTGACTTACTATAATGTCGTAAGCGTGAATGCGGGGAATACTTATACTGTTAAACCGTTGTAGATAGCAGGAGGGACGATTCGATGAATCGTCCCTTTCGTATAATCTCAAAGGCATGGGGATGGTTATTTGTGGACACCATCTCTCTGTCCTGTTATTCCTTCTCTTTACTTCCCCACCAACCTTTTTTCCGAAAGTATAAGGCAATGGATAAACCAGTTACAAGCATTAAAACTAGCGCGTAAAGATAGCCGTAATCCCACTTCAACTCTGGAATGATTTCAAAGTTCATCCCGTATAGACCGGCTAAAAAGGTCATTGGCAGGAATATGACACTGACGAGAGTCAATGTTTTCATGATTGTATTGGAGTGATCGGCTTTAAGTGTCATCTGTAGATTAAAAATGCTGTTAAGGCTTTCTTTAAAGGTGTCGAGTGCGTTAATGATTCGGGCATAATTATTGTTAAGATTTCTTATGAAAAATCCAGATTCCTCATTAGTGAAAGGGAATTTTTCTGAACTAATCGTTTCCATTATATCTTCCTGTGCCTCCATGGTCTGCCTTAATTCATGCAGGGTTGCTTTCCACCGATATACACTTCTGGCAATTTTATTTTCAAAAGGATCTTTAAAAACCTTTTTCTCCAAGCTTTGAATTTCATCCGCAATTTGATCGATCATTTCTAAATCCTGAGATATGGTTTGGTCAAGGATATGGAACAGAATCATTCCAATGTGAGACATCTTTTGGGGATTTTCAAGGAATGGCTGCTCTAAGTTATTTACTAAACAAAGGTCCTTTTCAACCTTTGACACTACATAATTATGGCCGATCAAGACTGTAATTTTAACTCGGGTATAATCCTGCTGAATCGCCATTAGAGAAATAATGGCCTCATTCTTAAAAACATCGATCTTTGGAATATCGCTAAATTCCTGTAATTCTTTCAATGCCAAAGGGTGAATGTTCAAGCTTTTGATAAAGTGTTCAAATTGATGGGCATTCGATGGATGAAAATGAATCCATGCAATATCTTCCCTGGAAGCAGGAAGAGAGATGTCATCTTTTTTTGTAACGGACTTATTCTTTGTTGAGTATATGAGCATCTATATTTGTCTCCTAATATGGATTTATCCTTATTTTGTGTTGTTAGAGGAATATTTATTTTTCAAAGATGATGGGATGGGGAAAGTTCTCATGTTTATTTAATAGCGAAAAATTATTAAGCTTCAAAAAAAGTTCATTCTTTTCTCACACTTGCAGAATATGATTAATGATATTTTGAATCATTAATAAAGGAGTTTGAAAAAGTGGAAACAGTAAAAACAAAAGCAAACCCACGATTCCTTAAAACTACAACAAACAAATCGATTGAACGGAGTGTTTAAATGAAAAAATTTCTGGTCCTATTTATTACTCTATTTTTTATGATTACAGGATGCTCCAATTCAGAATCAGGTGTAAACCAAGAGAAAGAACCTGAATTATTGGAAGTTGACCTTATTGCTCCAGAAGATCTTCTTATAGGTAACGAAGTCGTTCTGGCAGCGGAAGTCACACAAGGCGAGGAAAAAGTGGAAGACGCTGATGAAGTCAAATTTGAAGTTCGCAAAGTTGGAGACGAGGATTCGGAAATGATTGATGCAACTCATCAAGGAAAAGGCATTTTTGAAATTAAGAAAACCTTTAAAGAAGATGGGGAGTATATGGTAACGGCTCATGTTACTGCAAGGTCGATGCATAATATGCCAAGTGAAAAAATAACGGTTGGAAATCCTGCTGGAACTGGCAGTGATACAGAACATCAACATAGTGAATCTACAGACTCCCACGAGAATGGGGATACAACAGAGGGTAACCACCATCATGGTAATGTATCAATTGAACTGGATACTAACCAAGACTTTAAAGTGAATCAGAAAGTGAATCTGTCAGCTCAAATTAATAATGAAAATCAGCCTTTGACAGACGCAAGAGTCCGATTCGAGATCTGGTATGGCGAAGATTCCAACCATGAATTTGTCGACGGAACTGAAATGGGAAATGGTGTCTATATTTATGAAAAAGTTTTTCCGAAAACAGGTACTTATCATATAAAGGTTCATGTTGAAAAGGGTGAGATTCACGACCATAAAGAAGAAGCAATTACAGTTAGTTAAGGATATACAACTTTTAAAGAGATAAGTGACTAGAGCGTTGATCCAAGATTAACGCTCCTTTTGTTGCGCTTAATTAACAATCTGGCAAGATCGTTGAAAATGTCTTGTTGGAAAAGAAACACAGTTGGGTAAGGGCTTATTCTTTGTGTCGCTACGGGATATTTAGAGGAATGTTTTGAAGAAATTCAATTTTAAAAAATATTCTTTTTTATAAGTTGTAAAAATGAACAAAGTATAATAAAATAACTTAAAAGTTAATTCATACTAATTTTATAGGAATAATATAAATATTACATGAGGGGATAGAAAGGTGGGTGGAAAAACTTGAGTCAGAATCCAATCATTAAAGTTAATCAAGTAAGTAAAAGCTTTCCTAACAACAATAAGATTACGAAAGTTTTGGACGATATTTCACTTGATATCAATCATGGAGAAACCATTTCTATTCTAGGTGAAAGTGGCTGTGGAAAAAGCACTCTGTTAAACATTATCGGTGGCTTTGAGGAGGCAGATGCAGGGCAAGTCGTATTAGAGGGAAAACCTGTCACCAAGCCAACTCGTAAATGTATCATGCTTTTCCAAAACTATGGTTTGCTCCCATGGAGATCTGCACTAAAAAACGTTGAACTTGGCCTGGAGGGCTTGAACCTTAATGCTAAGGAGCGAAGGGAGCGCGCTTTACATTATTTAGCGCTGGTAGGTCTAGAAGATAAAGGCGAATTGTTCCCCCATGAGGTTTCAGGTGGGATGAAGCAAAGGATTGCGATTGCAAGGGCTCTTGCACTACAGCCTGAGATGATTCTCATGGATGAGCCGTTTGCTGCGCTGGACACATTCAATCGCTATTATCTTCAAGACGAACTCCTTAGAATTCAATCACAGGAAAAAACCACTATTGCCCTTGTTACACATGATATCGACGAAGCCATCTATTTGTCGGATCGGATTTTTATCATGCAAGCCAATCCAGGCACGATTCACAAGGAAGTCAAAATCCAATTGTCAAAACCTCGTGATCGAAGCCACAGTGATTTTCAGCATTACAGGAAAATGATCTTCGAAGAATTCCATTTTAACCGTACGAATCCAACGATTGAGTATCATATCTAAACATTTAAAAGGTGAAGGAGAATTTACATGAAAAAGCCCATTAGAAGATTCATCCTGCTTATGCTGGCAGCTGTCCTTACCCTGTCACTAGCTGCTTGCGGGTCAGGCAGCAGCAAATCAACAGGAGATGGCGAGAAGAAAACGGTTAAGATTGGCTATCTGCCAATTACACATGCTGTACCGCTTTATATTGAAAAAGAAATGCAAGAATATGAGAATTTTAATTTGGAATTGGTGAAATTCGGTTCGTGGCCTGAACTGATGGATGCATTGAATACAGGCAGAATTGATGGAGCTTCTGTTCTGGTTACATTAGCGATGAAGGCAAAGGAACAGGGGATTGATTTAAGTGCCGTCGCATTAGGGCATCGTGATGGAAATGTATTCGTCACCGCTAACGATATTAACAGCGCAGAGGATTTAAAAGGGAAAACATTTGCTATTCCGCATAAGTTTTCGACTCACAACATCTTGTTGTATCAAATGCTAAAGCAAAATGGGCTTAAGTATGAAGATGTAAAGGCAGTTGAAATGCCGCCTGCCGAAATGCCAGCCGCTTTGTCTGAAGGAAGGATTGCCGGTTATGTAGTGGCAGAACCGTTTGGTGCCATTTCAGTTGCGATTGAAAAAGGCAAGGTCCTTTATCAGGATCAGGATGTTTGGAAAGACTCAATAGACTGCACCTTAGTGTTGCGCAATGATTTTATTAAAAAGGATAGTAAGGTTGCACAGGAATTTGTTGACCAGTATGTCAAAGCTGGTGATTTAGCAGAGTTAAAGGATGAGCACACCCATGAGATGTCATCCAAATATATGAAGGTTGAAAAAGATGTGCTTGACCTTTCATTCAAATGGATTTCTTATGATGATTTGAAAATCAAGGAAGCGGAATTTGAGGAACTTAGGAAAAATCTCATGGAAATGGGATTAATGGAGAATCCTCCGACTTACAGTGAATTTGTAGATCATTCTTTAATAGATAAAGCGATGTGAGTAAAATGAAATTCAAGACGGTTCTTAATGCGGCCATAGGTTTTTCTTTATTGATTGCAGTATGGCAATTCATCATAGTGATTGGCGATTACGATGAGGCCCTTTTCCCGCCTCCTCTTAAGGTTTGGGAAGGCATAGTTTCCCTTATTTTGGACGGAACTCTGTTTACACATATTCAGGTTAGTCTATACCGGTTCCTAGCAGGCTATTTATCAGCAGTAATAGCTGCTGTCCTGCTCGGCTTGATTCTTGGGCGCCTTCCTTTACTATGGAATGTTCTTGATCCGGTAGCTCAAGTTTTAAGGCCTGTATCGCCAATTGCATGGTCACCATTTATTGTCCTATGGTTCGGAATAGGGGATATCCCGGCCATCGTCATTATCTTTATTGCAGCATTTTTCCCTGTATTGCTGTCAACGGTTTCGGCGGTACGGAAAGTTGATCAGAATTATTTAAAGGTGGCACAGAACCTAGAAATTAAGGGGTTCAAGCTGTTAACTAAAGTTATTTTTCCAGCTGCCTTCCCATACATTGCAAACGGCCTTCATATCGCCGTAGGAACTGCCTGGGTCTTTCTTGTGGCAGGAGAGATGGTTGGAGCGCAATCAGGATTGGGGTATTTGATTATCGATGCAAGAAACTCCATGAGACTTGATTTTGTCATGGCGGGCATTGTGTTTATAGGAATTTCCGGTTTGCTCCTGGATAAGGCCGTTGGTGTCTTCGAGGCATGGATCAACCGGCAATGGGGGATTGGAAAAAATTAATCAGAAAAGACAGAGGGCATGATCGCTCTCTGTCTTAATGATGTTTTATTTTAGTCCAGTTGTGTCTACTGTTTCAAGTTCGATTGCTTCTAGTTCATCGACATTTCTTTTACAGTGTGGACAATAGTAGGCTAATTCCACTTCATGCTTGCACTCTGTATGAATTAATTTCTTGTAGCATTTATCAAGATTGTTCCTGCCCCACATGATCATGGCATTAAAAACTCCTTCGAGTTCTTTGCCGCTTTCTGTAAGCCTATATTCATACCTTGGGGGATGCTCTGAATATAGTGAAGAGCTTACAAGTCCCGACTGCTCCAAATGTTTTAAGCGGTCTGACAGTATATTGGATGAAATACCATTTAGTTCTTTCTTTATTTCATTAAAAGTGGTTCTTCCTGCTAAGATTTCGTGTAATACCAGTAAGGTCCACCGATCTCCAATGATATTAAGGGTTTGAGCGATATTGCATGGTAAATCATATTTAGATTCTCTCATAGATAAAACCTCCGAAGCTTGGATAAATAAATCATATCATAAAAATTTTCAAACAACTAAGTTGTTTTTTATAACTTAGTGTAATAAAATAATCTATAAGTAATACCAAGTAAACGGATTGGATATATATAATAAGGAGGAATGAAGGAATGGCAACTTTATATTTAGTGGAATCAATTTTTAACAGTGCAGTAAAAGATAAAGAGTCCTTTGAAAAAAAGGCCGGTGAGATCCGTGATGAGTTAGGTAAGCAAAATGCGACATTAATTGAGGTCCAAGTAGCAAAGGATTTATCCCGTGCTTTCTTTATTCTTGAGGCGGAAGAACGAAATGTCATAAATGAAAGTCTAAGGACATTAGGTGTTCCTGTCACTTTAATCAAGCCTGTCCGTCTTGTTGGCAGAGATTTAGAAGAAGTGAAAAAACAGGCTGACAAAGTTAATTACCTTGTTGAATGGAACCTTCCAGAAAATCTGACAATGGATGCCTACCTAGAAAGAAAATCCAAGAATTCCGTTCACTATTCGGAAGTTCCTGAAGTGACATTCTCAAGGACCTATGTATGTGAAGATATGACAAAATGTCTTTGCTTCTATGATTCTCCAGATGAGTCTACAGTCAAGAAGGCTCGCGAAGCTGTTAGTGCGCCAATCGATACGATTACTGAATTGTCATAAGTCCGGAACCTCCTTCGCTGGAGGTTTTCTTCTTAATAAGGGATGAAAAGGGAGAGGGAAGCTTTGAAAGATATGACGAGTTTGGCGGTCTTAATCCAGGAACAGCTTAAGCCATTCGTGCGAAGAATTGACGCTGAAGCCTACTATGCAGAGGGATTTTTAAAAAGCATTGGCAAAGCTGGATTCTTGAATTCCGATACTGGGGTAGACTTTTCAACAGAAGTCCGTGTGGTAGAAGAAGTATCTAAAATCTGCATGACAACCGGTTTTAACCTTTGGTGCCACCTTGCCTCATTAACCTATATCCGAAATAGTGAAAATAGGTATCTAAAGGAAGAAATTTTACCGCAGTTGGAAAATGGCCAGTTTCTGGGCGGGACCGGGCTTTCCAATCCGATGAAGTATTATGCCGGGCTGGAAACTTTGCATTTAAAAGCGACCAGGACGGACAAAGGATATATTGTGAATGGGCAATTGCCTTCTGTTTCAAATCTGGGGAAAGATCACTGGTTCGGCATTATTGCCGAGGTTAGCCCTGATCAAAGAATGATGGCAGTGGTTCCGTGTAATGCACTAGGGCTTACCCTGAAAGCAAAGCTCGAGTATTTAGGCGTAAACGGCAGTGCCACTTATTCATGTGCTTTTGATGAAGTGGCGATTCCTGAGGAATGGGTCGTCTCACATGATGTCGACTCATTCATTGTTAAAATAAGGCCGGCCTTCGTGCTTTATCAAATACCGCTTGGTTTGGGAGTGACGGAGGCATCCATTGGTTCCATCCGTCAGGTTTGCAATAAGCAGGGAGGCTGCAACGATTTCCTTCCTATTCAGCCAGATGAACTAGAGAAAGAATTAGAACAAATCCGTACGGAATTGTATAAACTCGCTGACGGACGAGAGCTCTTGCAACAATGGAAGGCCCTTCTTCAATTACGGCTTCGCACTGCTTATCTTGCTTCAAAAGCTGCTCATGGAAGCATGCTTCATCAAGGAGGAGCAGGTTATCTGAAGTACAGTGCACCATCAAGAAGATTAAGAGAATCATATTTTCTCTTGAATCTGACTCCTACCGTTAAGCATCTTGAAAAAATGCTCCAAATTAAATAGGGACGGTTGAAAGGCGCAGGGGACGAACCCTGTGCTTATTTTTTTGCTAGACAAAAAATCTGAGTCCTTGAATATCTGAAATAGTAATTTTACGAGTAATAAGTATTTTCAATAGAAATAGAGAAGGCTGAGCAATTATAGGTCAACATCTTGCACAAAAAGATTAGGGAGGTGACAGAGATTAACTTGACTAGGTGCTAATTAATGGAAATTTCTGCTTTAAATGCTTTCCGTGTTGTTTTAAAATAAGTGAAAGTTGAAAGAAATGAAGTGATAATATGAAACTTAAAATCCGAGTTCCTTTTTTTATAATGGGACTGATCCTTTTTAGTTACGGTATAGTTGTGGCAATAAAGGTTAAGTACTTAGGGGTCCACCCGTGGGATGTATTGAATATTGCCCTTTATGATAAGTTTGGGATGACAATCGGAACATGGAACGTGATTTTCGGTATCATGTTGGTTCTTGTAACGCTTTTGATTGATCGTACTTATGTTAATATTGGTACTTTTATAAATGCACTGATGGTTGGCACGATGGTTGACTTTTTTCTCTGGCTGGATGTTTTGCCTCAGGCTTCCACGCTCATCTTTGATATTTTGATATTGCTGCTTGGTATTGTGATCATGGGCATTGGAGGAGGAATGTATAATGCTGCTCGAATCGGATCAGGGCCAAGAGACGGATTTATGCTTGCGATTTCAATTAAGCTCGGGTATTCAATCAGCAGAGTACGAATCATTGTTGAGAGTATTGTACTGGTGATTGCCATATTACTGGGCGGACCGGTCTTTATTTTCACCTTTATTTATACATTTATCCAGAGTCCTATTTTCCAGGCTGCCTACAAGGTGTGTACAAGATGGATTGAAAAGTTATCTGGCTCAATAAATAAAAAGGTAATTTCTATGTAATGAAGGGATTGAGGAGACTTAGGGACAGCGTCTCTTAAATCGTAAAAAAACACCTTGTGGGACAGCAGAAGCGTCCCCTTGTTCAATGGTAGGAGGAAGATGAGAATTGGGGGATGATAGTATGATCAAGCTGATAAAATATGAAAATCTCTTGCAGTTTAAAAAAGATGTATCATCCTTTTTGGAGCAGGATGAAGTGGTGAATAATTTGTCTCTGGGAGTGCTGAATTCCGCTGAAAAAACTCCGCTGTTAATGGCAGTCGTGCAAAGGGATGAAGAAATTGTATGGGTGATGATTCAGACTCAGCATGATAAGATCATCTGTTCAAAAGCTGCTTTACTTTCGCCTGACGAACTTCGATTGATTGCTGAACAGATGCATCACGAATTTAAGAGTATACCTGGTCTTGTAGGTGATCGGAAATTGATTGTCGAACTTTCTGGTTATCTTTCTAAGCTAAGAAATGTGACGGCAACCGTGGAAATGAATCAGGGATTATACAAGCTGGAAAAGGTGAAGAAGAGTATTTTATCAAAAGGTAAGCTTCGGGCACTGACAGAACAGGAACAGGGTCTTGCAAAAGAGTGGGTG
The window above is part of the Mesobacillus jeotgali genome. Proteins encoded here:
- a CDS encoding helix-turn-helix domain-containing protein, with protein sequence MRESKYDLPCNIAQTLNIIGDRWTLLVLHEILAGRTTFNEIKKELNGISSNILSDRLKHLEQSGLVSSSLYSEHPPRYEYRLTESGKELEGVFNAMIMWGRNNLDKCYKKLIHTECKHEVELAYYCPHCKRNVDELEAIELETVDTTGLK
- a CDS encoding acyl-CoA dehydrogenase family protein, giving the protein MTSLAVLIQEQLKPFVRRIDAEAYYAEGFLKSIGKAGFLNSDTGVDFSTEVRVVEEVSKICMTTGFNLWCHLASLTYIRNSENRYLKEEILPQLENGQFLGGTGLSNPMKYYAGLETLHLKATRTDKGYIVNGQLPSVSNLGKDHWFGIIAEVSPDQRMMAVVPCNALGLTLKAKLEYLGVNGSATYSCAFDEVAIPEEWVVSHDVDSFIVKIRPAFVLYQIPLGLGVTEASIGSIRQVCNKQGGCNDFLPIQPDELEKELEQIRTELYKLADGRELLQQWKALLQLRLRTAYLASKAAHGSMLHQGGAGYLKYSAPSRRLRESYFLLNLTPTVKHLEKMLQIK
- a CDS encoding DUF4242 domain-containing protein, with protein sequence MATLYLVESIFNSAVKDKESFEKKAGEIRDELGKQNATLIEVQVAKDLSRAFFILEAEERNVINESLRTLGVPVTLIKPVRLVGRDLEEVKKQADKVNYLVEWNLPENLTMDAYLERKSKNSVHYSEVPEVTFSRTYVCEDMTKCLCFYDSPDESTVKKAREAVSAPIDTITELS
- a CDS encoding GNAT family N-acetyltransferase; amino-acid sequence: MIKLIKYENLLQFKKDVSSFLEQDEVVNNLSLGVLNSAEKTPLLMAVVQRDEEIVWVMIQTQHDKIICSKAALLSPDELRLIAEQMHHEFKSIPGLVGDRKLIVELSGYLSKLRNVTATVEMNQGLYKLEKVKKSILSKGKLRALTEQEQGLAKEWVYRFCEDVNLPISMDEADSKADDLIRKGRLMGWEVDGEIVSMANGSRPTERNININFVYTPIKHRKKGFASDCVAAISQMMLDQGYQTTSLYTDLSNPTTNKIYQEIGYEWVTDSVVMRLEEKPCS